Within the Desulfovibrio sp. genome, the region AGATTGTTGGCGTCAACCAGAGAATTAATCTGGTACAGGGCTTTTCCCTGGCGAACGCGCCGGTACAGGGCTTCGGATGAAATCCTGTGCCTGCCCGGATCAATGCCAAAGGCTTTATAGGCTGCGCGGGCCTGGGCAATGTTGGGCATGTCTGGAAGGGCTGTGGAGGCAAGCTTTTGCTCCAGCAACGGAGCAAAGGTTTTTTCATAGAAATCCCAGAGATCCTGATTTTTGGGACAGACGTCAACCGAGTAGCAGAGGCAGCCCACATGCGTCGCAGGCCAGGCAGTCTTGAGGTTTTCGTCAATGCTGATAGTTGGCATGGCCATGCGATATCTCCCTGTTCCTGGAGGCATTACCACCCTGGAATTTTTTTGAGTGATGCAAACGTCGGGCATCATCCTCGTTTTATGTCCCTTCGGCAAGAAGGCATATTGGGGCATGGCGCAGGGGCAGCACGGCTGGCATCCCCGCTGGTTACAGGAAAATACTGTGTAGCCACGCGCATAGGGCCGGTTTGAATGTGAAAAGAATTTTTTAAAATTACCCGCCGTAAGTTCTTGCTTATCATTGCCGTTTGTAGCAAGGTCATTTTCCCCCCTGTGACAGTGACCGAAATTGCCCGCCAGCGCGGTTTCGGCAATCCACCGGATTGCCCGGCCTCCCCAAGGCTGTAGAAACCGAATTTCGATCACCGCTCATTGGTTGCGCGTTTGCGCCCAATCGAGCTTTCAATTGGCGCCTCCCCCATTGCGGGTACATCAGTGTTGCGGTTGCCGCGTATTGCGGACCGGTCTTTCCGTGACGCTTTTTACCGAGGTTACAGATATGTGTAGAATAGGCTCTATCAAGAGCAAGACGCCAGTGTCCCCCTCAGTGGCGCTCAACCTTATGTTGCCACAACAGGAAGGACACGATAACTCCGGCTTCGCCATGGTCATGCAGGACCTTGAGGGCGTGTTCAGCCACTATAAGGATAAGCCTTTGCTTTCTTTGGCCTGTACTCCTCAGGGCGTGCAGCTTGCCAACGATTTCATGGAAGAAAAAGGCTTTGTGCAGGTGGCGCAGTGGGTGCCGGAAGTGGACAAAAAGCCCGGCCTGAAGATTGAAGCCATGCCGCGCTACGTTTTTCGCAACTACGACTATCCCGAGATCTACCGCTACCGTAGTCAGGCTGAACGCGAAGACCTCCTGCTGGACACGCGCCTTGAGTTGCGCGCCTTGCTTGAAAAAGACGGCAACGGCTTTGTGTATTCCTTCTGGCCCGACGTGCTGACGCTGAAAGAAATCGGCGACCCGGCGGACATCGCCACCTACTTTCGTCTCTGGAACGATGATGGTCGTCTCACCGCACGAAACATCGTCACGCAGTGCAGGCAAAACACCAACTACGACATTGTGCGCTATGCGGCCCACCCCTTCTTTCTTCAGGGGTACACCCTCTGCGCCAACGGCGAAAACACCTTTTTCACCAAGAACAAAGAGTTTCAGAAAGCCCTGCATAGAGGCTACATAGGCTTTGAATCCGACTCGCAGAACTTTCTTTACACTTTGCACTACGTGCTGCACGAGCTTGAATGGCCCATCCGGTACTACAAGCATGTCATCACGCCCCTGCCTTTTGTGGAAGCCGAACAGCGCGCCGACAGCAAGGTGCTGGGGCTTATCCGCGAATCTCTTGCCCATCTTGAGATCAACGGGCCCAACACCATTATCGCCCTGCTGCCCGACGGCAGAATGATGACCTGCTGCGACTCCAAAAAACTGCGCCCTGTGGTGGTCGGCCGCGACAAGGATATGGTGGCGATTGCTTCAGAGGTGTGTGGCCTCAATGCCATTATGCCCAACAGGAATGTGGCGGAAGACATCTATCCGCACGAAAGGGAAATGGTGGTCATTGACAACGATTTGGCGGTGCAAAGATGGAATCAGTAAGAACTCAGGATGTCAGCGTTAACGATCTGCGCTGGAAGATAGACTACCGTCCGGAAATGTGCACCATGTGCGGTTCCTGCGTGGCCGCCTGTACATTCAATGCCATTGAAGTGACCATGATGCGCCGCAGTGTGACGCTTTCGCGCAAGGCCTTTCCCGATCCTTCGCAAGAGCATATGGCCCGGCCCGTCATTTCGCAAAAGCCCAGCATCGAGCATGCCTGCGTTGGTTGCGGCATGTGCGAAAAAATATGCCCCAACAGCGCCATTCGCCCTGTGCGCAATGTGGACCAGCGCTTTCCCTTGCTGGCGCGCAGCCACGGGCCCATCAAGCGCGGCGGTCGCAGCAATCTTGCCATGCCCCGCACGCTTGATTCCATTGTTGTGGGCCGCATAAGCCAGATGACAGACCCTGCCCTGGACTCGGAACGGCATACCTTTGACATCCGTTCCCCCCTGGGCCGCGTCATGCTGGCGCAGGAACTGCCCTTGCGCGTCGAGGGCTCAAGTCTTGTGCTTACCGACCGCACCCCTACGGTAAACTGGGTGTACCCGGCCATATTCAGTGATATGAGCATCGGCGCGCTGTCCACCAGAGCCTGGGAAGCCATTGCCGTTGCCACGGCGTATCTCAACGAAAAATGCGACATGCCCGTACGGATGTGTTCTGGTGAAGGCGGCATGCCGAGCAAGTTGCTGGAGTCTGAACAGCTCAAGTACATGATCCTGCAAATCGCCTCAGGCCACTTCGGCTGGAACCGGATCATCAGGGCCATGCCCCGCATGAAGACAGACCCGGCTGGCGTGCTCATCAAGATAGGGCAGGGAGCCAAACCGGGCGACGGCGGCCTGCTGCCCGCGGCCAAGGTCGCGCCGCACATTCAGGCCATTCGTGGCGTACCCAGGGCCACCCTGCATTCGCCGCCGAACCATCAGGGCCTGTATTCCATTGAAGAGTCGGTGCAGAAAATGCACCTTTCGCTCAATGCGGCTTTTGGTTTCCGTGTGCCTGTAGCCATCAAGTGCGCTGCCTCGGCCACGTCTGTTTCCGTTTACAACAACCTGCTGCGCGATCCTTACAAGATTTGCGGCGGTTTTTTCATCGACGGCATTCAGGGCGGCACGGGCGCTGCCAACGAGGTTTCGCTGGAGCATACAGGCCATCCTATTGTCTCCAAACTGCGTGACTGTTACCAGGCAGCCGTGGCCCAGGGGCTGCAAGGGCAGATTCCCTTGTGGGCGGGCGGCGGCATTGGCCTTTCGGGCAACGCTGCGGCCGACGCTTTCAAGATGATCTGTCTCGGAGCCAATGGCGTTATTATCGGCAAGATACTCATTCAGCTGCTCGGCTGCGTTGGCAACGAGCAGGGGCGTTGCAACGCCTGCAATACTGGCAAGTGTCCCACGGGCATCTGCACCCAGGATCCGCGTCTGGTCAAACGCCTTGACGTGGACAGGGGCGCGCAAAACATTGTGGATTACATGCTGGCCTTTGACTCCGAGCTGCGCAAGCTGCTGGCCCCGGTGGGCAACAGCTCTATGCCGGTCGGACGTTCTGATGCGCTGGTAGCCACAGACAGATCCGTGGCCGACAAACTGGGCATTCAGTATGCCTGCTAGCACTTTGCACGAGGATGACAGTATGTTGCGCGTAACTACACTGCAAAATCACGAGAGGATGTCCACCCAGGATCTTCTGTTGGCCATTGAGGCCGCAGTGGAAAAGGGCGAGACGAATTTTTATATTGAGGCATCGGGGCAGCACGATATCGGCGGCCCCCTGTGGAACAAGGACGGCAAAAAGCTCACGTTTACCGTGAACAATCCCGGTCAGCGGGTTGGCTCCATGTGTCTGCCAGACACTGAAGTTCTGGTTGAAGGTTCGGCTCCCGCCGATGTGGGCTGGCTCAATGCCGGCGGCCGCATTACTGTGCGCGGAGACGCCGGCGACACGGCGGCGCACTGTGCCGCTGCGGGCCTTGTGTATATTGGCGGGCGCGCGGGCACGCGCTCCGGCTCGCTCATGAAACATGACCCCGTATATTCGGCCCCCGAATTGTGGGTTCTCAAGAGCGTGGGCAGCTTTTCCTTCGAGTTTATGGGCGGCGGCAAAGCTGTGGTCTGCGGCTATGAAAGCCAGACCATGCCCTCCGTTCTGGGCGAGCGTCCGTGCGTGGGCATGGTGGGCGGCGTTGTGTATTTTCGCGGCCCGGTGGGGCAGTTGCCTCACGAAGTCAGCGTCAGCGCCATTGATGACGCTGACATCGCCTGGCTTGAAGCCGGACTGGACGACTTTCTGACCGCCATCGACAAGCCCCGGTTGCGCAAGGAACTCTCTGTCTGGAAGCATTGGAAAAAAATCACCCCTCTGCCTTTTGAAGAGCGCGATCATGAAGGAATGCCCAGCATGGGGCAGTTCCGGGCAAAAGAATGGATCACTGACGGTATCTTCAGCGATGTGGCGTCGGACGATTTCGCGGTCAATGGGCTCGTGGCGCGTGGCGACTATCGCCAGCGCGTGCCCCTCTGGGAAAACGCGCGTTACGCCGCTCCCTGCGAATTCAACTGCCCGGCCTCCATTCCCAGTCAGGTGCGTTTTAACCTGCTGCGCGAGGGCAGGGTGGACGAAGCCTATCGTCTGGTGCTGGATTACACGCCCTTTCCGGGTTCTGTCTGCGGCAGCGTGTGCCCCAACCCCTGCATGCAGAGTTGCACACGCTCACAGTTGGACAGCCCGGTGCAGATTGGCGCGCTTGGCTCCTGCTCGGCAGATATTAAAGTGCCCAAGGAAAAAAAGCGTACCGGCAAGCATGTTGGCGTTATCGGCGGCGGTGTGGGTGGCCTTACAGCGGCATGGCAACTGGCCCGTATGGGGCATGACGTCACTGTGTACGAAGCTGACGCTGTCATGGGCGGGAAGCTTGAGCAGGTCATACCGCGTGCCCGCCTGAACCATGATCTGCTGCAAAAAGAACTCAAGCGCATTGAAGACCTTGGCGTGCGCTTTGTAAACAATTGCACTGTAGACGCCAAAAAATTTGCGGAGCTTCGTAAAAAGCACTCAGCCCTTGTTGTGGCAACGGGTGGGCATGTTCCCCGCATCTTCCCCTGGCCCGGGCATGAAAAAATCGTGGCTGGCATAGACTTTCTCAAGGCCGTCAACAAGGGCAAGGCCCCCAGGGTGCCGGAAAACGTCATTGTTATCGGCTGCGGCAATGCGGGTATGGACGCGGCGGCAGGAGCCTACGCCTCCGGAGCCAAGCTGGTTACCTGTGTCGACGTGCAGAAACCTGCCGCTTTTGCTCATGAAATTGAGCAGATTGAAGCTTTGGGCGGCAAGCTTGTGTGGCCGGTTCAAACCAAGGAAATCACGGACAAGGGCCTTATCACGCAGGAGGGCAGGCTTATCCCTGGTGAAATGGTCATTATCACCGTGGGCGAGTCGCCTGACCTTTCCTACCTGCCCGAGGGACTTGAAAAATTCCGTGAATGGCTTGTGCCCAAGCCAGACCTGAGCGTTATGGATGGCGTCTTCGCTGTTGGCGACGTTATCAAGCCTGGTCTTCTGGTGCATGCCATTGGCACAGGACGTGAGGCGGCCCTTTCCGCTGACGCCTGGATTCGCGGCGAAAGCTATACGCCGGCAGAAAAGCGCCTTGTTCCGTCAACCCGGCTGCACACTGCCTACTTTGCCAAATGCCATGACAAGGACCTGCCCAGCCCGCAGGACGAACACAACCGCTGCATCAGTTGCGGTTCGTGCAGGGACTGCAAGATGTGCCTCAAATCCTGCCCGGAGAAAGCCATTGACCGCAAGCAGGATGAAAACGGTTTTGAATACGTGTCCGATCCAGCCCGCTGCATAGGCTGCGGCATCTGCGAAGGCATTTGCCCCTGCGGCATATGGACCATGTATCCCAACTGGGACATGAGCTAGGCGTAGATACTCTGTCAGGGACGCGTAACGCATTTCCGCAGAAGCGGAGCAGTGCAACAGTCACAGACAGTGTTGATCGGCAAGACTATGTATAATAACCGCGCGCCGTGGATACCTGTCCTCGGCGCGCGGCAGTTTTACATACTTTTTCTTTCATCCAAAACTGTGTATACTAGACCAGACAACTTATGAAAGGTATCACCTTTCAAAGGTTAAATACTCTGATACACACGTCAGTTTATTGCAGGAGAGATCAATATGGACGTTTTAGAAGCCATTTTTACCCGTCGCAGCATCCGTGAATTTACCAATGAAGACGTCAGTGAAGCTGATCTGGAAACCCTTTTGCGTGCAGCCATGGCGGCCCCCAGCGCACATAACCGCCAACCCTGGCATTTTGTGGTTGTGCGTGACAAGGCTTTGCTCGCAAAAATCGCCGAACTGCACCCCTATGCCAAGATGGCAGCCCATGCGCCTTTGGCCATAGTAGTATGCGCCAACCCCGCTGAAGCCAAAGAAGCAGGTTTTTGGCAGCAGGACTGCACAGCCGCATTGGAAAACATGCTCCTGGCGGCGCGTGGAAAAAATCTGGGCACGGTATGGTGCGGCATGCACCCCATTGAAGACAGAGTGGAACCCATCCGTCACTTGCTCAAAATCCCGGCGGACATCAATGTGCTGGCTCTGGTAGTTGTGGGACACCCCGCGCAGTCTTTCAGCAAAGTCGATCGCTACAAGGCGGAAAAAATTCACCATAATGGCTGGTAGGCACGGCGTCCCGCTGTACGCAAAGTTCTGACCAGAAAGCTGGCCGGGTTAAGGAAACGCGCAGTTATTCCGTTTGGCGGACTTGCTTCACTTTTTTTGAAACAGTCGAGGACGGAAGAGTCCACCCCTGCTTGAAAAAAGATCGCGCCTTGCCAAACGAAACAACTGCGTGTTTCCAAAAGGTTCTTTAATCAGTGCTTCCCTAAGAATGTATTTCTGGCCCGGCCTGCTTTCTGGTATGGCGCATCATTACATTCGCGGCATCAAGCCTGGTTGTTCGCACTGAACGACCGGCGCAGCGTGTGACAAAGCATTATTTGGATTTTAGCCCCCTGTTTTTTGCTGGCGCGCAGTCTTTCAGGCTTGCGCAGGCTCCGCCCGCAATGGCCCAAAGGTACAGGCTGGCAACAGAGGCATGGGGCGAATAGCGCTTTTTATACTTGGCAAAAAGTTTGGGGGTAATCTTGCGATGCCTGTACAGCATGCGCAGGCCGCGCTGTATGGCCAGATCGTCCCAACTGAGGATATCCGGGCGCTGCATTGAAAAAATCATCAGCATTTCTGCCGTCCAAAGGCCAATGCCTTTCAGTTGCACAAGGCTTGCGCTTATTTCTACATCCGTCATGGCTGGCAGAAGCGTCAGATCAAGCCCGCCGTCACTGACGGCATCGGCAATGCTCTTGATGTACAGGGCTTTGCGCATGGAAATGCCGCAGGTCTGTATATCTTCCGCGCGCAGATTTTCAAAGTTTTCCGGGGTGATGGGGGCAAAGCGCTCCTGCATCCTGTTCCAGATGGTCACATGGGCCTTTGTGGATATCTGCTGGCCGACAATGGAGTTTATAAGCGCTTTGAATAAATCGGGCTGCACCTCGCGGTGAACATGCCCTATTTCATCCATGGCGGCAGACAGGGCAGGATCGCGCGAGCTGAGCCATTGCTTTTCTTTTTCGCCATATTCAAAATAATTTGTGTTGCTCATGCGCTTTTTCAGTTCTGGCTGGCTGCCAGATTTTTTCATGTTCCAGCAGATACTGCTTAATGGCAAGGCCCCCCGCGTAACCCGTCAGGCTTCCGTCCTGTCCGATGACACGATGGCAGGGCACAATAATGGCAACAGGATTGCGATTGTTGGCCATCCCCACCGCACGGCTTGCGCCTGGGTTACCCACCATTATCGCAATGTCTTTGTAGCTGCGGGTTTCACCAGCAGGAATGGTCATCAGGGCCCGCCACACGGCGGCCTGAAATTCTGTGCCGCCCAGGTGCAATGGGAGGTCGAATTCTTTGCGCTTACCTTCAAAATATTCGCCAAGCTGCCCGGCCGCCTTTTTGATCATGGGCGTTTCTGACTGTTCAAAGCCTTCAGGTGGGGCCTCGGTGCTGAAAAACACCCCGCATATGCCCCCAGCATCGGCGGCTATGCCGATTCTACCAATGGGGAAGGTGTAAAACGCCATGTTTTTCATCAAGCATCTCCATTTCTGTGCAGAACACTATGCGCAGATCCGCGTCAAAATACGTAGCTCAATGCCTGCGTCATGCGCCTTTATGGTACAGCGCCCATCATGACTGGGTCGTTGCATCTTCGTGTGGCCGCCTTTGGCTCAGCAATCAAGACGTTTCAAGGCAAAAATGATCGAACGGGTTTTGCCGTGCGAGCCCTCTTCACAGCAGAGTAGAACGGTGGAATCTGGCTGCCATGTCTCCATTATGGATTCACGCCACCTGCGATTTTGATTGCACGCGAAATGTATGGGGCGTCGTGCCTGCCTGTTTTTTAAAAAACGCATAAAATGCCGACAAGCTGTCAAAACCAATGGCAGCAGCAATATCAATAATGGGCATGTCTGTTGCGGCCAGCAGGTTTTTGGCTTGCTGCTCGCGCCTGCTGCCCAGATAGCGCGTGGGGGTCATGCCATACTGTTGCCTGAACACGGCAGCCAGGTGGCTTTGCGTAACGCCCAGTTTTTTCAGTTCAGCCAACAGCAGTGCGCGTTTGTCGTAGTGATCGTCCATATGCTTTTTGGCCTGCGCGGCAAGGCCAGCAACAGGCGCTTGCCCGCAAAGTTCTGGCCGGCATCGCTTGCAGGGGCGAAATCCTGTGCGTTTGGCCTCTTCTTCTGTCATGAAATACACAACATTTTTTCGCAGAGGAGTTTTTGACCTGCACGAGGGGCGGCAGTATACGCCCACAGTTTTTACGCCATAGAAGAATTTTCCGTCATATGCGGAATCACAGTCAACCACTGCCTGCCACATGGTGTCGTCCGAAAACTCGGTCATGGGGAGCCTCGTTCCGTTTTGCTGTCTGCTATAGCACAGTGGAGGTTCAGGGTCTTACTCATTTTCAAGATGCAATTCATACTGACCATGCCAGGTGCAGGCCCATGCGGTTTTAAGCGCACCCAGAGCGGAGGAATGTCGCGGATCACGGGCAGGGACTGCGCGCCAGCACGCCAGCGCAGCACAAAAGCGTTAGGCGGAAAAACCTGAAAATGTCACTATTCATTATACATAAAAGAATGTTATTGCTAGGTTCACATCAACATATACGAGGTGCATCATGCAGGCAAGAATGAAAAAATATCCTTTGTCAGAGGAAAAAATACACGCGTTGCTTACCGCCGAACCGGTGGCCAGATTGGCCAGCACTGGATCGGACGGCTTTCCCTATATTACGCCGGTTCATTTTGTGTATATGGACGAAAAGATATTTATCCACGGTTTGGCTGCGGGCGAAAAACTAGCCAACATCAAAAGAGACTCGCGCGTGGGCTTTGAGGTGGAGCGAATGATCGGGCTTGTTCACCATGCGCAAGAAGCGTGTGACACAAATACCGCCTATGAAAGCGTCATTATCAGGGGGCACGCGGCCATGATTGCAGATGCTGCCGCAAAGCGCGCCGTATTGGACGCTTTTGTGCGTAAATACACACCGCAGCATACTGGCGGTTCCTACCCTGATGCTATGGTAAAAATGACTGGCATCATTGAACTTTCAATCCAATCCTGTACTGGAAAATATTATCCTGTGTAAGCGCGTGAAACTTCTGTCCGACAAATATTACTAAAATAGTGGGTAACTGGCTGTATTTCATGAACTGGCTTCAGTTTTGTCATAACATGGCCATGACTTATGGTAATTTGACAAGACGGCTTTGCGGTTTATCGTATGAATAGGGGAAAGGCAAAATTAATGGTTTATTGTGAGCATGCTCACAGAAAACCTGGCGGGCCACCTCTACGATAGACTCACTGGTGTTGCATACCGTTGGGAATGCTTATTCCAAACGCTCACAGCATTCTCTTTACAGCGCCCAATGGCGCAGGCACGTGGCGTATACGCCTTCACGACGAGCGCCAGCGTATGCAGCCGCCAGTGCTGTTTCATAGTGAACCAGCACACTGCAAATCCGCTAAAGCAGCCATGACCGGCAAAGGAATTGTCATGAAAATACTGCAGCTTGATTCCACCAGAGAATTTTCGCCCAATGTCATGAAGCGTTTCTTTCTTGTGGAGGATTCTCCCAATTTCAAGATTATCAACTTCAACCTTGATGCTGGCGTCATTTTTCCCGTGCATTCGCACGATCTGGACGGTGAGCTGTCCATACAGATTCTTGAAGGCGAGGGCTTTTTTCTGGGAGCCGACGGCGTGAAGCTGCCCGCAAAAACCGGAGACATTCTCGTTTCTGAAATTCGTGAACCGCACGGGGTTGAGGCCACAACACGCATGCGCTTGCTTGTGACCATTACTCCGCCCATCTAGGGCGATTTAAAGTCAATGGCCTTTGAAGCGACACAAAGCCAAAGGTTACAACACGCCTCTTACGGCGGGCATCAGTGCGGTTAAACTGCGCTTACGCCTCCATGGCGTGGCCTGTACATAGTGCAGCGGCCAGGGCAGCTACAGTACAAGTGCTCTGGCACGCTGCCGCTTCAAACGCTAATACTTTTAAAATGCTACATAAATAAGTCGAGGTAGCCATGTTGCTGACCAAGGATGCGAGTATCTATACCCTCACCAAGGAATATCCTTTTCTCATAGACGCTCTGGCAAACCACAACAAGAGCTTTGAAAAACTCAAAAATCCTCTTTTGCGGCAGACAGTGGGCAGGGTTGCCTCTGTAGAAAAAGCGGCTGGCATGGGTGATGAGAGTGTTCTTTCGCTGCTGTTGTTCATCGCTGGCGAAATCATGACCACTACCGGCGAATCCGTTGAAATCGCTCCTCCCGACGCCAGGGGCGTGCAGGGGGCCGATACGAAGGCTTCGCAGGAGCAACGCCTCGCCGCGCTCAAGGAAATAATCAAGGATCTTCATGACGGCGTGGAATTCAGCCAGTTACAGGATAAATTCAATAAAACTGTGGGGGATATCACACCGCAGGAAATTGCCGCCCTGGAGCAGACCCTTGTGAACGAGGGCTTGCCCGAGACGGAAATAAAAAGGATGTGTCATCTGCATGCGGCCCTGTTCCAGAACGCGCTGGAAGGGCAGCAGATGCCGCAGGTTCCGCCGGGGCACCCTGTGCACACCTATTTGAAGGAAAATGCTCAGGCAAAAAAACTTATTGCCGAAATCCGGGAAGCCCTGGGCCCATCCAATACGCCAACCGACGCCCAATGGCCTTTTGTGCTTAAGCGCCTCAGTTCTCTTGTACAGGAACTTGCCGGCATCCAGACCCACTACGTTCGCAAGGAAAATCAGCTCTTCCCCCTGCTCGAAAAGCATGACCTGAGCGCTCCTGGCAAGGTCATGTGGGAAGTGCACGATGACATCCGCGGCAAGTTCCGTCGGGCGCAGGAACTTCTGGCTGACGACAACAGGGTGGAAGGATCTGCGGCTGTGCAGGACCTCATTGATGAAGTTGCAGAAATGATTCGCAAAGAAGAAAATATTCTCTTTCCCATGTGCCTTCAGTTGCTTACCGAGGAAGACTGGAACCGCTGCCGCCTGGGTGACGATGAAATCGGCTACTCTTTCGGCGTAACGCCCGAAGGGGAATGGAGCGCGTCTGCTGTCAGTCTTGCCGGAGGCGCGAGCCAGTCAGGACTTGTCGATCTTTCGACAGGGCAGCTGCCGCGAGAGGTTGTGGACGCCATTCTTTGCAATTTGCCCGTGGATGTGAGCTTTGTGGACCCGGATGACAGGGTGGCCTACTATTCTGACAGCGCGCACCGTATTTTCCCCAGAAGCGCCGCTGTTATCGGCCGCGAGGTGAAAAACTGCCACCCCCCAAAATCAGTGCACATGGTCACTGAAATTCTCGAAGCCTTTAAGAGGGGAGAGCGTGACAAGGCAGAGTTCTGGCTGGAACTTGGCGGCAAGTTCATCCATATTGAGTATCTTGCGCTCAGAAACAAGCAGGGAGCCTATCTGGGCTGCCTTGAAGTGGGGCAAGACGCCACGCACCTGCGCTCCCTGACTGGTCAGAGGCGACTGCTTGAATGGGAATGACGCCAGGCCGTGACATGTATCGTCTGTATGGGCAGGAGGGCAACTTCCTGCCTTTTTAATGCATTTATCGCCATGAAGCTCTCTGCATGTCAGGACGTGAATGACCGCTTCCCCAAAACATGCTCCGCCCAAAACAAGCTCCGCCCAAAACAAGCTCTGCCCAAAACAAG harbors:
- a CDS encoding glutamate synthase, which translates into the protein MCRIGSIKSKTPVSPSVALNLMLPQQEGHDNSGFAMVMQDLEGVFSHYKDKPLLSLACTPQGVQLANDFMEEKGFVQVAQWVPEVDKKPGLKIEAMPRYVFRNYDYPEIYRYRSQAEREDLLLDTRLELRALLEKDGNGFVYSFWPDVLTLKEIGDPADIATYFRLWNDDGRLTARNIVTQCRQNTNYDIVRYAAHPFFLQGYTLCANGENTFFTKNKEFQKALHRGYIGFESDSQNFLYTLHYVLHELEWPIRYYKHVITPLPFVEAEQRADSKVLGLIRESLAHLEINGPNTIIALLPDGRMMTCCDSKKLRPVVVGRDKDMVAIASEVCGLNAIMPNRNVAEDIYPHEREMVVIDNDLAVQRWNQ
- a CDS encoding glutamate synthase-related protein; this encodes MESVRTQDVSVNDLRWKIDYRPEMCTMCGSCVAACTFNAIEVTMMRRSVTLSRKAFPDPSQEHMARPVISQKPSIEHACVGCGMCEKICPNSAIRPVRNVDQRFPLLARSHGPIKRGGRSNLAMPRTLDSIVVGRISQMTDPALDSERHTFDIRSPLGRVMLAQELPLRVEGSSLVLTDRTPTVNWVYPAIFSDMSIGALSTRAWEAIAVATAYLNEKCDMPVRMCSGEGGMPSKLLESEQLKYMILQIASGHFGWNRIIRAMPRMKTDPAGVLIKIGQGAKPGDGGLLPAAKVAPHIQAIRGVPRATLHSPPNHQGLYSIEESVQKMHLSLNAAFGFRVPVAIKCAASATSVSVYNNLLRDPYKICGGFFIDGIQGGTGAANEVSLEHTGHPIVSKLRDCYQAAVAQGLQGQIPLWAGGGIGLSGNAAADAFKMICLGANGVIIGKILIQLLGCVGNEQGRCNACNTGKCPTGICTQDPRLVKRLDVDRGAQNIVDYMLAFDSELRKLLAPVGNSSMPVGRSDALVATDRSVADKLGIQYAC
- a CDS encoding FAD-dependent oxidoreductase — its product is MLRVTTLQNHERMSTQDLLLAIEAAVEKGETNFYIEASGQHDIGGPLWNKDGKKLTFTVNNPGQRVGSMCLPDTEVLVEGSAPADVGWLNAGGRITVRGDAGDTAAHCAAAGLVYIGGRAGTRSGSLMKHDPVYSAPELWVLKSVGSFSFEFMGGGKAVVCGYESQTMPSVLGERPCVGMVGGVVYFRGPVGQLPHEVSVSAIDDADIAWLEAGLDDFLTAIDKPRLRKELSVWKHWKKITPLPFEERDHEGMPSMGQFRAKEWITDGIFSDVASDDFAVNGLVARGDYRQRVPLWENARYAAPCEFNCPASIPSQVRFNLLREGRVDEAYRLVLDYTPFPGSVCGSVCPNPCMQSCTRSQLDSPVQIGALGSCSADIKVPKEKKRTGKHVGVIGGGVGGLTAAWQLARMGHDVTVYEADAVMGGKLEQVIPRARLNHDLLQKELKRIEDLGVRFVNNCTVDAKKFAELRKKHSALVVATGGHVPRIFPWPGHEKIVAGIDFLKAVNKGKAPRVPENVIVIGCGNAGMDAAAGAYASGAKLVTCVDVQKPAAFAHEIEQIEALGGKLVWPVQTKEITDKGLITQEGRLIPGEMVIITVGESPDLSYLPEGLEKFREWLVPKPDLSVMDGVFAVGDVIKPGLLVHAIGTGREAALSADAWIRGESYTPAEKRLVPSTRLHTAYFAKCHDKDLPSPQDEHNRCISCGSCRDCKMCLKSCPEKAIDRKQDENGFEYVSDPARCIGCGICEGICPCGIWTMYPNWDMS
- a CDS encoding nitroreductase family protein — its product is MDVLEAIFTRRSIREFTNEDVSEADLETLLRAAMAAPSAHNRQPWHFVVVRDKALLAKIAELHPYAKMAAHAPLAIVVCANPAEAKEAGFWQQDCTAALENMLLAARGKNLGTVWCGMHPIEDRVEPIRHLLKIPADINVLALVVVGHPAQSFSKVDRYKAEKIHHNGW
- a CDS encoding DNA-3-methyladenine glycosylase, which produces MSNTNYFEYGEKEKQWLSSRDPALSAAMDEIGHVHREVQPDLFKALINSIVGQQISTKAHVTIWNRMQERFAPITPENFENLRAEDIQTCGISMRKALYIKSIADAVSDGGLDLTLLPAMTDVEISASLVQLKGIGLWTAEMLMIFSMQRPDILSWDDLAIQRGLRMLYRHRKITPKLFAKYKKRYSPHASVASLYLWAIAGGACASLKDCAPAKNRGLKSK
- a CDS encoding methylated-DNA--[protein]-cysteine S-methyltransferase, producing MKNMAFYTFPIGRIGIAADAGGICGVFFSTEAPPEGFEQSETPMIKKAAGQLGEYFEGKRKEFDLPLHLGGTEFQAAVWRALMTIPAGETRSYKDIAIMVGNPGASRAVGMANNRNPVAIIVPCHRVIGQDGSLTGYAGGLAIKQYLLEHEKIWQPARTEKAHEQHKLF
- a CDS encoding bifunctional transcriptional activator/DNA repair enzyme AdaA, which gives rise to MTEFSDDTMWQAVVDCDSAYDGKFFYGVKTVGVYCRPSCRSKTPLRKNVVYFMTEEEAKRTGFRPCKRCRPELCGQAPVAGLAAQAKKHMDDHYDKRALLLAELKKLGVTQSHLAAVFRQQYGMTPTRYLGSRREQQAKNLLAATDMPIIDIAAAIGFDSLSAFYAFFKKQAGTTPHTFRVQSKSQVA
- a CDS encoding pyridoxamine 5'-phosphate oxidase family protein, with product MKKYPLSEEKIHALLTAEPVARLASTGSDGFPYITPVHFVYMDEKIFIHGLAAGEKLANIKRDSRVGFEVERMIGLVHHAQEACDTNTAYESVIIRGHAAMIADAAAKRAVLDAFVRKYTPQHTGGSYPDAMVKMTGIIELSIQSCTGKYYPV
- a CDS encoding cupin, whose protein sequence is MKILQLDSTREFSPNVMKRFFLVEDSPNFKIINFNLDAGVIFPVHSHDLDGELSIQILEGEGFFLGADGVKLPAKTGDILVSEIREPHGVEATTRMRLLVTITPPI
- a CDS encoding DUF438 domain-containing protein, translated to MLLTKDASIYTLTKEYPFLIDALANHNKSFEKLKNPLLRQTVGRVASVEKAAGMGDESVLSLLLFIAGEIMTTTGESVEIAPPDARGVQGADTKASQEQRLAALKEIIKDLHDGVEFSQLQDKFNKTVGDITPQEIAALEQTLVNEGLPETEIKRMCHLHAALFQNALEGQQMPQVPPGHPVHTYLKENAQAKKLIAEIREALGPSNTPTDAQWPFVLKRLSSLVQELAGIQTHYVRKENQLFPLLEKHDLSAPGKVMWEVHDDIRGKFRRAQELLADDNRVEGSAAVQDLIDEVAEMIRKEENILFPMCLQLLTEEDWNRCRLGDDEIGYSFGVTPEGEWSASAVSLAGGASQSGLVDLSTGQLPREVVDAILCNLPVDVSFVDPDDRVAYYSDSAHRIFPRSAAVIGREVKNCHPPKSVHMVTEILEAFKRGERDKAEFWLELGGKFIHIEYLALRNKQGAYLGCLEVGQDATHLRSLTGQRRLLEWE